From the Chiloscyllium plagiosum isolate BGI_BamShark_2017 chromosome 16, ASM401019v2, whole genome shotgun sequence genome, one window contains:
- the LOC122557851 gene encoding cytosolic 5'-nucleotidase 1A isoform X1 has translation MESTFEVILNTQLKQKDPKEAISIAISARALFDMEEEHELFLTEGEEEFVSHQITNENIPLKEGIVAPFVKAIQMVNNKLLARDPEEKQLFEIILLSTHSAEGGVRIINSVNHYGLEISKFCFLGGKDPAKYLHSEDVKLFLSACETSVCNALKKDIPAALVIQQKSQIKESHLKVAFDGDSVLFSDETDTVFHEKGLDEVIKYEKDMEHVPIGEGPMKKFAMILGEMKKKFSPENDPICTYLVTARSGNKLGIRAIKTLRSWGLKIDEAFFMAGSPKGPLLAHIQPHIFFDDNARNIKGAREYGIPAAFVPCGCE, from the exons AAAGACCCAAAAGAGGCCATATCAATTGCCATCTCAGCCCGGGCTCTCTTTGATATGGAAGAAGAGCATGAGTTGTTCTTGACAGAAGGAGAAGAAGAGTTTGTAAGCCATCAAATCACCAATGAAAATATACCACTAAAGGAGGGCATTGTTGCTCCATTTGTCAAG GCGATTCAAATGGTAAATAACAAGTTATTGGCGAGAGATCCAGAAGAAAAGCAACTCTTTGAAATTATACTTCTATCAACTCACAGTGCTGAAGGTGGAGTGCGGATCATTAATAGTGTAAATCATTATG GTTTGGAGATTAGCAAATTTTGCTTTCTAGGTGGAAAAGATCCTGCAAAGTACCTACATTCAGAAGATGTGAAGCTATTCCTTTCAGCATGTGAAACATCAGTGTGCAATGCACTAAAGAAAG ATATTCCTGCAGCTCTAGTAATACAGCAAAAGAGTCAGATAAAAGAAAGTCACCTTAAAGTGGCATTCGATGGGGATTCAGTGTTGTTCTCAGATGAGACTGATACTGTATTCCATGAAAAAGGTCTGGATGAGGTAATCAAGTACGAGAAGGACATGGAGCATGTTCCTATTGGAGAG GGGCCCATGAAGAAATTTGCTATGATTCTTGGAGAGATGAAGAAGAAGTTTAGTCCAGAGAATGATCCGATCTGCACGTATCTGGTGACGGCAAGAAGTGGCAACAAACTGGGTATCCGAGCCATTAAAACTCTGCGTAGCTGGGGACTCAAGATAGATGAAGCTTTCTTTATGGCAGGGAGTCCAAAAGGTCCACTTTTAGCCCACAtccaacctcacattttctttgATGATAATGCACGTAATATCAAAGGAGCACGTGAATATGGAATTCCAGCAGCCTTTGTACCATGTGGCTGTGAATAG
- the LOC122557851 gene encoding cytosolic 5'-nucleotidase 1A isoform X2: MESTFEVILNTQLKQKDPKEAISIAISARALFDMEEEHELFLTEGEEEFVSHQITNENIPLKEGIVAPFVKAIQMVNNKLLARDPEEKQLFEIILLSTHSAEGGVRIINSVNHYGLEISKFCFLGGKDPAKYLHSEDVKLFLSACETSVCNALKKDIPAALVIQQKSQIKESHLKVAFDGDSVLFSDETDTVFHEKGLDEVIKYEKDMEHVPIGEGPMKKFAMILGEMKKKFSPENDPICTYLVTARSGNKLGFLEFN, from the exons AAAGACCCAAAAGAGGCCATATCAATTGCCATCTCAGCCCGGGCTCTCTTTGATATGGAAGAAGAGCATGAGTTGTTCTTGACAGAAGGAGAAGAAGAGTTTGTAAGCCATCAAATCACCAATGAAAATATACCACTAAAGGAGGGCATTGTTGCTCCATTTGTCAAG GCGATTCAAATGGTAAATAACAAGTTATTGGCGAGAGATCCAGAAGAAAAGCAACTCTTTGAAATTATACTTCTATCAACTCACAGTGCTGAAGGTGGAGTGCGGATCATTAATAGTGTAAATCATTATG GTTTGGAGATTAGCAAATTTTGCTTTCTAGGTGGAAAAGATCCTGCAAAGTACCTACATTCAGAAGATGTGAAGCTATTCCTTTCAGCATGTGAAACATCAGTGTGCAATGCACTAAAGAAAG ATATTCCTGCAGCTCTAGTAATACAGCAAAAGAGTCAGATAAAAGAAAGTCACCTTAAAGTGGCATTCGATGGGGATTCAGTGTTGTTCTCAGATGAGACTGATACTGTATTCCATGAAAAAGGTCTGGATGAGGTAATCAAGTACGAGAAGGACATGGAGCATGTTCCTATTGGAGAG GGGCCCATGAAGAAATTTGCTATGATTCTTGGAGAGATGAAGAAGAAGTTTAGTCCAGAGAATGATCCGATCTGCACGTATCTGGTGACGGCAAGAAGTGGCAACAAACTGG GTTTCCTGGAATTCAACTAG